One genomic region from Gopherus flavomarginatus isolate rGopFla2 chromosome 20, rGopFla2.mat.asm, whole genome shotgun sequence encodes:
- the LOC127038365 gene encoding free fatty acid receptor 3-like, with protein MPSISSPRLSLAVYTVTFITDLPLNLLAFCDFMVKARRRLLPADVLLLNLTVSDLVLLAFLPICIAEASWEMKWKMPDFLCPFSGLLFFSSIYLTTLSLTGVSVDRYLSVAFPLHYKARRQPLYAMVAVALFWVTAFSHCSVIYVVQYLARGNDTAGNLTCCYTTFTDPQLAVLLPVRLEMFLVLFCLPLGITTFCYTRFIIIIRSLPLVSPRRKHRAIGLVAATFLFFLVCFTPFNISHVVGYVENKSPEWRVYLLLLSTFNASLDPIIFYFSSSSFQKICLECLQATWEKLQLGWLCLGVWMEATENVAMEDSQMMQ; from the coding sequence ATGCCTTCCATCAGCAGCCCCCGGCTCTCCCTGGCTGTCTACACGGTGACTTTCATAACAGACCTGCCCCTTAACCTGCTGGCCTTCTGCGACTTCATGGTGAAGGCCCGCCGGCGCCTGCTGCCAGCCGACGTCCTGCTCCTCAACCTGACGGTGTCCGACCTGGTGCTGCTGGCCTTCCTGCCCATCTGCATTGCCGAGGCCTCCTGGGAGATGAAGTGGAAGATGCCAGATTTCCTCTGTCCCTTCTCCGGCCTCCTTTTCTTCAGCAGCATCTACCTTACCACCCTCTCGCTCACTGGTGTCAGCGTTGACCGCTACCTCAGCGTGGCCTTCCCCCTCCACTACAAGGCGAGGCGCCAGCCGCTCTATGCCATGGTGGCCGTGGCCTTGTTCTGGGTGACTGCTTTCTCCCACTGCAGCGTGATCTACGTAGTCCAGTACCTGGCCAGGGGCAATGACACAGCGGGCAACCTCACCTGCTGCTACACCACCTTCACTGACCCCCAGCTGGCAGTCCTGCTGCCCGTCCGCCTGGAGATGTTCTTGGTCCTCTTCTGCCTTCCACTGGGCATCACCACCTTCTGCTACACCAGATTCATCATCATCATACGCTCCCTGCCACTGGTGAGCCCCAGGAGGAAGCACCGGGCCATCGGGCTGGTGGCAGCTACATTTCTCTTCTTCCTGGTCTGCTTCACCCCCTTCAACATCTCCCACGTGGTGGGCTATGTGGAGAATAAGAGCCCAGAGTGGAGAGTCTACCTCCTGCTCCTCAGCACTTTCAACGCCAGCTTAGACCCCATCATCTTCTACTTCTCCTCCTCGTCTTTCCAGAAGATCTGCCTGGAATGTCTGCAGGCCACCTGGGAGAAGCTCCAGCTTGGCTGGCTCTGCCTTGGGGTCTGGATGGAGGCCACGGAGAACGTGGCCATGGAGGATTCACAGATGATGCAGTGA
- the LOC127037971 gene encoding free fatty acid receptor 1-like produces MDLVDTLALAVYSVTILLGLPANILALYIFYRRARARLTPNLIYMINLCLSDLAFVLILPLKILEVVPPGWSPTSFLCPLYSLAHFGTLYASTCFLTAVSAGRYLGAAFPIRYQLYKKPLYSGLVCVAIWTVVAFHGILLLILETSLGANTTLFMGNGSACYQEFSPEQLALLAPVRLELSVALFFLPLAIMVFCYASCIHVLVKSRLHEQKKRRAVRLAVATLSVFVLCFGPYNLSHVVGYARGEDVWWRRVALLPSACNAFLDPLIFYFLSSAKDQGLAWVWHSMGQRCSCFWQKMTMAHKEAGKGQPEKGAASLGSTGPEVGSSK; encoded by the coding sequence ATGGATCTGGTGGACACCCTGGCACTGGCTGTCTATTCCGTCACCATCCTGCTGGGCCTGCCCGCCAACATCTTGGCGCTGTACATCTTCTACCGCCGCGCCCGTGCCCGCCTCACCCCCAACCTCATCTACATGATCAACCTCTGCCTCTCGGACCTGGCCTTCGTCCTCATCCTGCCGCTCAAGATCCTGGAGGTTGTTCCGCCGGGCTGGTCCCCAACAAGCTTCCTCTGCCCCCTCTACAGCCTGGCCCACTTCGGCACGCTCTACGCCAGCACTTGCTTCCTGACGGCGGTCAGTGCCGGGCGCTACCTGGGCGCTGCCTTCCCCATCCGCTACCAGCTCTACAAGAAGCCCCTTTACTCCGGCCTGGTCTGTGTGGCCATCTGGACCGTGGTGGCCTTTCACGGCATCCTGCTGCTCATCCTGGAGACTTCGCTGGGCGCCAACACCACCCTCTTTATGGGCAACGGCAGCGCATGCTACCAGGAGTTCAGTCCAGAGCAGCTGGCCCTGCTGGCTCCTGTCCGCTTGGAGCTCTCCGTGGCTCTATTTTTCCTGCCCTTGGCGATCATGGTCTTCTGCTACGCTAGCTGCATCCATGTCCTCGTCAAGTCCCGTCTCCACGAGCAGAAGAAGCGCCGGGCGGTAAGGCTGGCTGTGGCCACGCTCTCTGTCTTCGTTCTCTGCTTCGGGCCCTATAACCTGTCCCACGTGGTGGGCTATGCCCGCGGCGAAGACGTCTGGTGGCGCAGGGTGGCACTGCTGCCCAGTGCCTGCAACGCCTTCCTGGACCCGCTCATCTTCTACTTCCTCTCCTCGGCCAAGGACCAGGGCCTGGCCTGGGTGTGGCACTCAATGGGACAGCGTTGCAGCTGCTTCTGGCAGAAGATGACCATGGCTCACAAGGAGGCAGGCAAGGGGCAGCCGGAAAAGGGGGCTGCATCGCTGGGAAGTACAGgccctgaggtggggagctccaAGTGA